The window CCGATTCCCGACTCTCCCCGGTCCGTTAGACGAGACTTGGCGATCCTCCGTGCGGAGGCGTAGCTTGGGTTACGCGAAACAACCCGGGCAGCAAGCCCCCACACAGGAGGACCGCGATGCAACGCTATCTCGGAATCGACGGCGGCTTTCACAGCGTCGGTCTCGGTATGACTCCAGACATCTTCGCCGAGCCCGAGAGCTTGAGGGCTCGCCAGTCACAGCCGGTCAGCTCACTGAGGTGCCTCCGGTCGTAGCGGAAGAAGATCCCCCAGAAAAGGTGCCAGAAAAGGTGCCAGATGAGATGAGTCGGTCGGTCTCCAACTGGGACAAAGTGCCAGTTGGCAGATAACCAAGTAATCGGCATCAGAGCCGAGAAAGGAGACCGACCGTGGAGTATCTTGGCATCGAGGTTCACTCAAAGTACAGCGAGGTGTGTGGTGTATCAGAGGAAGGAGAGGTGACCGTACGCCGGCGAGTACCGACGACGGAGACGGCTCTTCGCCGGTTCTTCGGTCCTCGAGAGCGTTCGAAGGTGACGCTTGAGAGCGGGCCGGTGACGCCCTGGGTGTATCGGTTGCTTTGTGAGCTGGGACACGATGTGACGGTGGTCAATCCGCGTCGCGTGCGGCTGATCGCGGAGTCGACCTTGAAGACGGACGGGATCGATGCGGAGGTATTGGCTCGGTTGAGCCGATTGGATCTGGGTCTGCTGCGCCCGGTGTATCAGCGCACCCGCGAAGCGCAGGAGCTGCGCACTCGGCTTCGGGTGCGCACGAGCCTGGTGAAAGCCAGGACGTCGTTGATCAATGCGGTGCGCGGGACGCTGCGGGCTCAGGGCTACCGAGTTCCGTCGTGCCCGGCCAAGAGCTTCGTCGTGCGCTACGCGTCAATGGGGCTCGACAGTGGGCTCTCGGAAGCGATCGATCCTCTGGTGACGACGATCGGCGAGCTGACGGATCGGATCAACGGCCTCGAGAAGCAGCTGGTGGCCGAGTCGAGCTCGAACGAGCTGTTGGTACGGCTTCAGACGGTCCCGGGAGTGGGTCCGTTGGTGAGCTTGGCCTTTCTGGGTTGGATGGATCGTCCGGATCGGTTCCAAAAGAGTCGAGATGTGGGACCTTGTCTTGGGCTACGGCCTTCGCTTCGAAGCTCGGGAGGGCACGAGATCCGAGGCCGGATCACTCGTGAAGGAGATACGGAGATGCGAAGGCTGCTGGTCCAGGCGGCACACGCCGCGTTGAGCTGCCGCAAGGACTCGTCGCTCAAACTGTGGGGTGAGAGCCTGGTCGAGCGTCTGGGCAAGAGCAAAGCGGTCGTGGCTTTGGCGAGGAAGATCGGCGTGTTGCTGCATCGGTTATGGGTGACGGGCGAGAGCTTCCGGGCGTTCCCGCAAGCGGTGTAGAGCGCACAGATAGGCGAGGGGTAACAGGAGAAGAGGAAGGACGGATTGAGAGTTTCGATGACTCCGATAAGTGGGTTGGAGGCCAGGACTCCGCGTGCCAGATGGGAGCATCGAATCCTTAACGGACGGAAAACTCACCGTGCACCGGTCCAACGAAGGACCCGAGAGAGTGCGAATAGAAGCTCGTCCCAAGGCTCGGTCCGAACTCGAGAACCATGATCACAAGACAAGAGGACCCTTGACTGGACCGAACCGACTCATAGAACCCACTTGTGCCAAATTGTTCTTCTGAAAGGCGTCTCTATAGGTATGGCAAGGTGACTTCGCTTCATTCCCAACGGCGGTGCCCTGGTGGAAGTGACCTGCCGGACTGCGGAATTCGTCATATTGAGATCGATCGATGAGCCATAGCGTGTGGCTGATATGAAGGGTGAAATCGTTGGAACGCAGGCTGCGGATCCCGACTTGCCAGACGCCGCCGAGCACGCCATCAACATCGGGTTCGATGATTTTCGGACCTTTTTGAAGGACTTCTCGGCGAACCTCGCGCTCAAGGGGATGTTCGTCGAGACTGCCGAGCCCCAGCCACCGGGTGCCGAGGTCGCGTTCAAGCTCAGCCTGAGGGACGGTCATCCCCTGGTAGAGGGACGTGGCGTCGTTGCTTGGTCTCGCGCCGCCAGCGGGAAGGCGGAGACCGCTGCCATGGGGATCCGCTTTCTCGATCTCGATCCCAGGAGCGAGCGCCTCGTGCGTCGAATCGTCGAAGAGCGCACCAAGGCCGGTCTGGGGCTTTTCGACCTCGACCAGGAGCCCTCGGCGGGCGGGGATCGGGTCTGCGAGGGGGATGCCGCCGGACCGGGGACGCAGGCGGCCGCCGGCGGCGAAAGCGACGCGGGTGAGATCGAGATCCTGCGCGCCGAGATCGAGAAACTGAAGCGTGAGCAAGCCGAGGAGCGGAGGCGTTGGCAGGCGGAACTCGAGGCGGCTCGGGAAGCAGAGGCCGATCTCAACTCCCGGCTCAGCGACAGCCTTTCCCGCGTGGTGACGATCAGCGAGTCTCGCGACGCGTTGGTGGACCAGCTTCGCTTCACAGAAGAGTCTCACCGGCGGGATCGGCATCGGCTGGAAGAGCTCGAGGAGGAGCGGGCGAAGCTAGAGCAGGCGGTCGAAGAACAGAAGTCTGAGGTCGCCCGCTGGACCGAGGAAGCCGTGGCGGCGAACACCGGACGCGAGGCCCTGGAGTCCCAGAAGAGGTCCCTTGAGGAGGAGATCGAGACCGAGCGCGGAAAGGCCGAGAAGTCTGCCTCGGAAGCCGAAGACGCCCAGGCTACCCTGTCTGTGGAAAAGACCGCCAGAGAGTCGCTGGAGAAGGAGCTGCTCGAGGTCAGAGCGGCGCTCGAGAAGCTCGAGGCGGAGGCGCACGCAACCGAGACCGCGCTGCGAGAGAGTCTCGAGCAGGCCCGCGCGGACCTCGAAGAATCTTCCGCCAAGGCTGGCGAGCTCGAGAGGAAGGTCGAAGACCTGCGCTCGGAGCTCGGCGAGATCCAAGGGCAATCCGAGGCTTTCCAGGCCGAGACGGCGTCGATCCGCTCGGAGCTGGAGCGGCTGAAGAGTCGTCACGACGAGACGAAGGTGCAAGCCGCCGCGAGGCGGAAGGCGGCCGCCCGCGCCGAGAAGCTCGTCGAGCGCGTGCGCGAGGAGCACGCTTCCCTGCAGAACGATCTGGTCGAAGCGCAGACCGCTCTCGGCGAGGTGGCTGATCTTGAGCGGCGCCTCGCAGACGAGCTCGAAGAGGTGCGGCCCGAGATCTTCACTCCCCCGCCTCCAGCGGCGGACTCGGACGAGTTTCCGGAGGCGGAGGACACGCCGGTCCCACCGGGACTCAAGGTGCGCCTAGCCGGTCTGGCGCTAAGGCTGCGCGGAGGTCGGGGGGCCGGAGGGGCCGCGGACCAACACCTCCAGGAGCCGGCCTTTGAGGACACGGTCCCCGGATCCGAGGCCGACGACGTCGAGCCCGCCGCCAGCGAAGGCGACGCACGCTAACCCGCGGCTACCGGAGCAGGCGTGACGTCGCCCGGGGGGCGACGAACATCTTCGAGTTGCTCGGTGCCAGCGATCTTCAGACTCAGAGCGCCAACGCCCACAGCGGCATGTGGGCAGCGCGTTCTACAACCCCGAACGGGCGGAGTGACAAGAGCGAGCTCAGGCGAATTCGGCGACGAGCTCGAGTGTCTCGGGAGGCGCGTGGGCGAGGGGCTCGGGCTGCTGGGTGGGGAGGTCGAGGCTGCGGCGAACGGCTCGGGCTGCGCCGGCGTCGACGATGAAGGCGAGGATCTTCATCTCGGCGCGACAAAAAGGGCAGAGCAGCGGGTCGATCTCATAGACGCGGCGGATCTGGGGTCTGGAGAAACGTCTACTGGGGTCTAGAGAAAGTCACTCGGTGGAGGTCTGTTTGCTGCGCATGCTCTCCTCAACGGCCGTCCACCATCGCTCGAGCACGTTCGCCCAGTCCGCCCACAGAAGCTCGCGCTTCTGATGGCAGCTCGGACACAAGCCCCGCAGCTTGCAGGAGAAGGGCAGCATGTGGGTGACCAACCGTCCCGGAAATTATGCGCGAAGGTGGCAAGCCCCCACCCCTTTGGGTAGGGTGGGTGGGCTGAATCGACAATGAACGAGCACAACTTCGAGACCGAGCGTCTCGACGCCCATCTGCTAGCCGGCGTGAATCGCTCCGTCCCACCTATTTGGGTGTTGTAGGACGGGCAGAGACCGGGCCAGCCTGAGACAACCACCCTGGAGGGGCTATATGGCTGAGCAACGTTGGCGTTTCTCTGCGTTCGCCGTGGCTGCGCTGGCCAGCGTCGCAGCCTCGGGTGTCGCCTTGGCCCAGGGGACAACGAGGCTCGAGCACAGCTTTTCCAGCCCGGGGGCGCGCTCGATGGGCTTCGGAGGAGCGTTCATCGGGCTGGCCGACGACGCCACGGCGGCCTACGCCAATCCGGCGGGGCTCGTTCAGCTGGCCACTCCGGAGGTTTCGGTCGAAGGGAGGACCTGGAGCTACGACACGCCGTTCGCCTTGGGCGGCAGAGCGTCCGGTCCAGCCACCGGCTTGGGAATCGACACCACGTCGGGCCTGCGCAGCGCCGTGTCTTCGGAACACGCAAGCGACCTCTCGTTCCTGTCGCTGGTCTATCCCACGAAGCGGTGGTCGTTGGCCATCTACCGCCATCAACTGGCGAGCTTCGAGTCGAGCGCCGTGACCGATGGTCTTTTCGCCGGGCCGTCCGCCGGGTCGACCGTCAGGCTCGATGACGTCAGGAACTCTTCCAGTCTCGATCTCACGAGCTACGGTTTCGCCGCCGCCTACCGGGTTTCGGAGAACGTGGGCGTCGGCCTGGGACTCTCCCGCGTCGAGGCGAATGTCAGGATCCACGAAGAGACCTTTCTGCCCGACAACGACACTCCAGAAGCCTTCTTCGGTACGAGCTCGTATCTGTCGGCACGCTCGATCGGCACCACCGAGCTGGTCACCGGCGATGCGGACTGGACGGTGCTTGCGGGATTCCTGTGGCGAGTGTCCCAGACCCTCAGGCTGGGCGGGGTCTACCGCCAGGGTCCCCGGTTCGCGACCGACGCGATCGCCCGCGCCGGACCGGCGTTTGATCCCAACGTCCCGCCCGGCTCGGAGATCCGGTTGAAGACGCACGTGCAGACTCCCGACGTCTTCGGGCTCGGACTCGCGGCTCGACTTCGAGGCGACACGCTGACCTTCAGCTTCGACTGGGTTCGGGTCGAATACTCCGATCTGCTGGAGGGATTTGACCGGCAAGTCTTCGACGACCTGCCGCTGGTCGACGACGGCGACGAGTTGCACGTCGGCGCCGAGTACGTCTTCGTGCGCTCGACGCCGCTGGTCGCTCTCAGGGTCGGTGCCTGGCTCGATCCCGACCATCGGTTCCGTGCCGATCCGGCCAGAAACGACCCCTTCGAGCGAGCTCTGTTTCGCGGTGGCGACGACGAAGTGCACCTCGCCGCGGGCCTGGGCCTTGCCTTCTGGGACTTCCAGCTCGATGTCGCGGTCGACTTTTCGGAGCTGGTGGACACTGGTTCGGTGAGTGCCATCTGGCAGTTTTGAGGCCTCGGTCGACACTGCTCCGGAAGACGGTCGACACGCTCCCGCTGCACTGTACGCGAGGCTGAAGGAGCCGGCTGAGAGGCGGTAGGAAAGTTCCGATCTCATCCGCAAATCGCGTCATCGCCACTCCGTCTTCTCTAAGGGCTTGACGACTCTGTAAGCGAACGCCGGCTCGCCCTCCGCTGCGCTCGGCTCTCGTCGCTGACACCTAGCGCAGAGCACTACTCGAGCCTGCTAGCCGTCTCGCCCGGCAATCCGAGGGTGATCGCGCCAGGCGGGCATGGTGGACATGTACTCGAGCGTCATCTTCCCCGCTTCCTCCCGGCTCAGATCCGGGTTCCGTCGCTCCATGAACTGGACCATGCGCTCAAAGCGTTCCTCGAACTCCTGCAGGTTGCCTTCGGCATCCACGCAGTAGTGGCAGTAGGGGCCGCTCTCGATCGTCATGCCGCAGCTCTGGCAGTTCGTTCCGGTCGTCTCCATCATTCGCTCCTTGTGTCAGTGTCTCGTGCTTCTCGTCCGATGGCGCACACCAGCCCCTCGAGGCTGCGTATGAGTCCTTCGCGGTCTCCGTCGCTCATCGCCTCCATGGCTCGCTCGACCCGTTCACGGCTGAGCACCTCGAGCTCGACTGTGAGCAGCTCCTCCGCCCGCTCGGTGAGCCAGACGAGGTGGCGTCGGCGATCCCGTTGATCGGCATGGCTCTCGAGTAGGCCTCGACCGATCAGCCGTTGCACGCGCTCCGAGATTGCGGCCTGTGATCGATCGAAATGTCGGGCGGCCTCGGTCACCGTCAGCGGTCCGCTGTCCCGGAGGTGCTGCAACAGAGCCAGCGCCTCTCCGCTCGGTCGGGGGGACCTGGGATTACGACGACGGTAGCTCAAGCGGTAGATCGACGCGTAGAGATCCAGGAAGAGTGTGGTGGCCTCCTCGGAATGCATGAGGATCAATGCTGGAACGAGAGGAATGCATCGTCAACCCCGATGCATCGGACGTTGCATCGCATTGAGTCGTGCGCTCCGGATGGCGCTGCCGATAGACGCGGGCGCTCGCTGCGGCAGCAACCGTCTCCACCAACCGCGATTCTGGTCTCGCACGGTCGTCATTGAGTCTCGTATCGTTCCACCAGTCGGTGAAGCTGGTGCCGGAACATCCTTGTGAGCAACTTGGAGCCAGAACGAGAACTCCGTGGAGGAGCGACCGCGGCGGGCGCCGGCGCTCGAGTGGCAGCTTCGCGTGGTTGGTTCTGGTGCTCGCATGCCAGGCTTCGGAACCACAGGCGATGGATCGGGCGTCGGCCGAGTCGGCCGAGTCGACTGCCGACGTGGTGTCGGTGAGTGTTGAGGGCCAGCCGGGCGCCTATCGATTCGAAGTCGGAATCCGCAGCCCCGATGCCGGTTGTGAAAGATATGCCGACTGGTGGGAGGTCGTGAGCGAGGACGGCGGGCTCGTCTACCGGCGCGTGCTCTCGCACAGCCACGTCGAAGAGCAACCGTTCACTCGCGGCGCAGGCCCGGTGGCGGTCGACCCCGGTGCGGTGGTTTGGGTCCGGGCGCACATGCATCCGGGGGGCTATGGCGGCCAGGCTTTCAAGGGCTCGGCGAATGAAGGCTTCGAGCCTGCCAGTCCTCCCGCATCGTTTGCCGACCACCTGGCCGGCGAGCCGCCCGCTCCTCCCGAGTGCAGGTGGTGAGCGCGCGTCAGTCGAATAAGCGCGTCGAGAAGTAGCGCTCGCCGCGGTCGCCGAAGACGACGACGATGTTGCCGTTGTTCATCTCCCGGGCGAGCTGCTGGGCCGCCCAGAGCGCCGCGCCGGACGACAGGCCGGCGATGATGCCCTCCCGGGTGGCGATGTCGCGAGTGGTCCGGTAGGCCTCGTCTTCGGGAGCCTCGAGGGTCGCGTCGATGAGCGTGCGGTCGTAGATCGGCGGCTGGTAATCCTCGGAGCTGTGCTTCAGGCCGTCGATCTTGGCGCGGGGCTCACCGCCCGGCTCGACCGCGACGATCCTGGCGCCGACGCCCTGGTCGCGGCAGCACCGCGCCACACCCATCAGCATGCCGCCGGTACCGTAACCGGCGACGAAGGCGTCGAGCTTGCCGTCCAGGGCCGAGACGATCTCCGGGCCGGTGGTCGCGAGGTGGGCGCCGACGTTGTCCTCGTTCTCGTTCTGGTTGATGTAGAAGTACTCCCCCGGCTGATCGGCGACCAGCTCCTGGGCGCCGTAGATGTGGCTGTCTGGGTCGTTCTGGGTCGTTAGCACGAGGTCGGCGCCCCAGAACCGCAGCATCTTGCGACGCTCGATAGTTTTGTTCTCGAGCATGAAGAGCTTGAGCTTGTAGCCCTTGACCGCCGCCACCATGCCGAGGGCGATGCCGGTGTTGCCGCTGGTGGCCTCGACGATGGTCATGCCGGGCCTGAGGTCGCCGCGCTCTTCGGCGCGCTCGATCATGTGGAGCGCGATGCGGTCCTTGAGCGAGCCGCTCGGATTGGCGAGCTCGAGCTTGGCCCAGATCGCGACCTCCGGGTTGGGGCTCGAGCGCTCGAGACGGATGAGAGGCGTATCGCCGATCTGGCCGAGAAGTGAGGAAGTTGCTGCGCGGGCAGCGGTCTTGGTGGGCATAGGAAGATCTCCAGGGGGTATTGTGACCCGAGTTCGCGCGCCGGCGCCAGGCGGTGGGCATAGACTGCGCAGAGTCGCCAGTGAGAGCTCGTTACCGGGACCGAAGAAGCGGGCTACCCGTTCGGGTATTGCGCGCCGGCCGGAGCATTCGGTCCACTGGTGGAGAAGGCGAGGCCAATATGCAGCAACCCCTCTCGAAGTCCCTGAGCGAAGACCATTCCCCTCTCGAAGCGGTGGGCAGCCGTCCGGAGAGCGTCAAGATGATCCTCGACGAGCGGCTCTTACCCGAGGGGCTGGTGAACCGCCTTCATGCCCTGTATCCGCAGTATTCGGGCCTGCGGCCGACGACGGCGCCGCTCTTCACCGGCAAGGAGAACTTCGCCGGGCTCAGCGGGTTTCGCGAGGTGTGCGGGATCCTGCGAGACCATGGCGTCGAGATCGGCTTTCAGGAGGAGCGCGAGCTCTTCATCGACGTCTATCGGTTTCTGGCCACCCGGCACACCCTCAACAGCATCGACTGGGGCAACTTCGCGACCGACTCGATGTTCCAGCTGGTCTTTCCCCAGCCCAACATGATCCGAAAGGAGGTCGTCGAAGCCTATTCGAAGGCTACGACTCGGGTGGAGAGACAACGCATCGCCACAGAGTACATGCGCGAGACCAATCCGCACGACGGACATCAACAGCTCAACAAGCCCTGGTTCACCACCGAAGCGGGCGATGTCGAGGTGCTGCACGGCAGCCAGCACAAGTACCCGCAGTGCCAGCTCATCTTCGACAAGCAGACCCAGCACTGCTTCTCTTTCTGCACCTACTGTTTTCGCCACGCCCAGGTCCGGCGTGACGAGGACATGTTCGTGCAGGAAGACGTCGAGACGGTGCACGACTACCTGCGCTCGCACGAGGAGGTCAACGATCTGCTGATCACCGGCGGCGACGCAGGCTTCCTGACCGCCGAGCGTTTCGAGCGCTACATCACGCCGCTGATCGAGGACCCGACGTTGATCCACGTCAAGACGGTCCGGCTGGGCAGCCGGGCACTCACCTATCAGCCCGAGCTCGTATTGAGTCCCGACTACGACCCCATGCTCGAGCTGTTCGATCGGCTCTACTCGCATGGCATCCAGGTGGCCTGGATGTCCCACTTCTCGACGCCTCGAGAGGTCCTCAATCCGCTGACGATAGCGGCCATCCGGAGACTCCAGGCCCACCACGTCGTCCTGCGCAGCCAAAGCCCGATCATGAAGCACATCAGCCTGTTTCCGGACGGCGACGGCGGCATCGACATCGACCGATCGGCGCAGAACTGGATCGATCTCGCCAATATCCTGGGCAT is drawn from bacterium and contains these coding sequences:
- a CDS encoding IS110 family transposase; translated protein: MEYLGIEVHSKYSEVCGVSEEGEVTVRRRVPTTETALRRFFGPRERSKVTLESGPVTPWVYRLLCELGHDVTVVNPRRVRLIAESTLKTDGIDAEVLARLSRLDLGLLRPVYQRTREAQELRTRLRVRTSLVKARTSLINAVRGTLRAQGYRVPSCPAKSFVVRYASMGLDSGLSEAIDPLVTTIGELTDRINGLEKQLVAESSSNELLVRLQTVPGVGPLVSLAFLGWMDRPDRFQKSRDVGPCLGLRPSLRSSGGHEIRGRITREGDTEMRRLLVQAAHAALSCRKDSSLKLWGESLVERLGKSKAVVALARKIGVLLHRLWVTGESFRAFPQAV
- a CDS encoding TIGR02266 family protein; this translates as MPDAAEHAINIGFDDFRTFLKDFSANLALKGMFVETAEPQPPGAEVAFKLSLRDGHPLVEGRGVVAWSRAASGKAETAAMGIRFLDLDPRSERLVRRIVEERTKAGLGLFDLDQEPSAGGDRVCEGDAAGPGTQAAAGGESDAGEIEILRAEIEKLKREQAEERRRWQAELEAAREAEADLNSRLSDSLSRVVTISESRDALVDQLRFTEESHRRDRHRLEELEEERAKLEQAVEEQKSEVARWTEEAVAANTGREALESQKRSLEEEIETERGKAEKSASEAEDAQATLSVEKTARESLEKELLEVRAALEKLEAEAHATETALRESLEQARADLEESSAKAGELERKVEDLRSELGEIQGQSEAFQAETASIRSELERLKSRHDETKVQAAARRKAAARAEKLVERVREEHASLQNDLVEAQTALGEVADLERRLADELEEVRPEIFTPPPPAADSDEFPEAEDTPVPPGLKVRLAGLALRLRGGRGAGGAADQHLQEPAFEDTVPGSEADDVEPAASEGDAR
- a CDS encoding MarR family transcriptional regulator, whose translation is MHSEEATTLFLDLYASIYRLSYRRRNPRSPRPSGEALALLQHLRDSGPLTVTEAARHFDRSQAAISERVQRLIGRGLLESHADQRDRRRHLVWLTERAEELLTVELEVLSRERVERAMEAMSDGDREGLIRSLEGLVCAIGREARDTDTRSE
- a CDS encoding PLP-dependent cysteine synthase family protein — protein: MPTKTAARAATSSLLGQIGDTPLIRLERSSPNPEVAIWAKLELANPSGSLKDRIALHMIERAEERGDLRPGMTIVEATSGNTGIALGMVAAVKGYKLKLFMLENKTIERRKMLRFWGADLVLTTQNDPDSHIYGAQELVADQPGEYFYINQNENEDNVGAHLATTGPEIVSALDGKLDAFVAGYGTGGMLMGVARCCRDQGVGARIVAVEPGGEPRAKIDGLKHSSEDYQPPIYDRTLIDATLEAPEDEAYRTTRDIATREGIIAGLSSGAALWAAQQLAREMNNGNIVVVFGDRGERYFSTRLFD